The proteins below come from a single Vitis vinifera cultivar Pinot Noir 40024 chromosome 9, ASM3070453v1 genomic window:
- the LOC100254813 gene encoding subtilisin-like protease SBT1.9 has protein sequence MASANDLKILCFIIFTISYLTSNYSAQSADTYIVHMDSSAMPKPFSSHHTWFSAIVSAISDDSAPPPTTTNKLIYSYTSSIHGFSAILTPSELESLKNTPGYLSSTPDFPLKLHTTHTPQFLGLSYDHGAWPASSYGDGVIIGVVDTGVWPESESLKDNGMSEVPARWKGECETGTQFNSSLCNKKLIGARFFNKGFTANKPNSNTVMSSCRDTDGHGTHTSSTAAGSFVNGASYFGYGSGVASGLAPRAHLAMYKVVWNLSQVYSSDVLAAIDRAIQDGVDILSLSLGLGGSQLNENPISIACFTAMEKGIFVAASAGNSGPLFGTIENGAPWLVTVGAGTIDREFHGVLTLGDGVRISFPSLYPGDCSPKAKPLVFLDGCESMAILERVQDKIVVCRDGLMSLDDQIDNVRNSKVLAAVFISNFSFSDFYTRSEFPAAFIGIMDGKTVIDYINKSSDPIGSTEFQKTALGTKPAPKVDAYSSRGPFAYCPSVLKPDILAPGTSVLASWSPLSPVFAGHDRQWFGSFNILSGTSMAAPHVAGVAALVRAAHPDWSPAAIRSAIMTTTTDSIDNTMNPIKNNLNLNSPATPLDMGAGLINPNKALEPGLIYNATAQDYINLLCGMKLTKREIQVITRASSHKCLNPSLDLNYPSFIAYFNDVGSSPNEQIVQVFSRTLTNVGEGGSSYTAKLTPMEGLKVKVEPRKLVFSHKYEKLSYKLILEGPKWMEEDVVHGHLSWVSSDGKYVVRSPIVATSIILGDP, from the coding sequence ATGGCCTCTGCAAATGATCTCAAGATTCTATGCTTCATCATATTCACAATCTCCTACCTCACCTCCAATTATTCAGCACAATCTGCAGACACATACATAGTTCACATGGACTCATCAGCCATGCCCAAACCCTTCTCCAGCCACCACACCTGGTTTTCAGCCATAGTTTCAGCCATATCAGATGATTCAGCACCGCCCCCCACCACCACCAATAAGCTTATCTACAGTTACACTAGCTCCATCCATGGATTCAGCGCAATTCTCACTCCTTCTGAGCTTGAATCCCTAAAGAATACCCCTGGATACCTTTCCTCCACTCCAGACTTTCCTCTTAAGCTCCACACCACCCACACTCCCCAGTTCCTTGGCCTGAGCTATGATCATGGAGCGTGGCCGGCTTCAAGTTATGGAGACGGTGTCATCATTGGCGTGGTTGATACCGGAGTCTGGCCTGAAAGTGAGAGTCTGAAGGATAATGGAATGAGTGAAGTCCCAGCAAGATGGAAAGGAGAGTGTGAGACTGGCACCCAGTTCAATTCCTCCCTCTGTAACAAGAAACTGATCGGAGCCCGGTTTTTTAACAAGGGTTTTACAGCCAATAAACCTAATTCAAACACTGTAATGAGCTCGTGTCGCGATACAGATGGACATGGAACACATACTTCTTCCACCGCTGCAGGCAGCTTCGTCAATGGCGCGTCCTATTTTGGATATGGGAGTGGGGTCGCTAGCGGCCTAGCGCCGCGAGCTCATCTAGCCATGTACAAAGTAGTTTGGAATCTAAGCCAGGTTTACTCGTCAGATGTTCTTGCTGCAATAGACCGAGCGATTCAAGATGGTGTTGACATCCTGTCCTTGTCCTTGGGGCTAGGAGGGAGCCAACTCAATGAAAACCCCATTTCAATAGCCTGCTTCACAGCTATGGAGAAGGGAATTTTTGTAGCAGCATCAGCTGGAAATTCAGGGCCACTGTTTGGCACCATAGAAAATGGAGCACCATGGCTGGTAACAGTTGGGGCTGGTACCATAGACAGAGAATTCCACGGCGTCTTGACTTTGGGAGATGGGGTTAGAATCTCTTTCCCTTCTTTGTATCCTGGGGATTGTTCTCCTAAGGCTAAACCCCTTGTTTTTCTAGATGGATGTGAAAGTATGGCGATTCTGGAGAGGGTTCAGGACAAGATTGTTGTCTGCAGAGATGGTCTGATGAGTCTTGATGATCAGATTGATAATGTAAGAAACTCAAAAGTTCTGGCAGCAGTCTTCATCTCTAACTTCTCCTTCTCGGATTTCTACACCCGCAGCGAGTTCCCAGCAGCGTTCATTGGCATCATGGATGGCAAAACCGTCATAGATTATATAAACAAGAGCAGTGATCCAATAGGAAGTACGGAATTTCAGAAGACAGCTCTTGGTACCAAGCCAGCACCAAAGGTGGATGCTTATAGCTCTAGAGGGCCATTTGCATACTGCCCAAGTGTGTTGAAGCCTGATATTCTAGCTCCTGGCACATCAGTACTGGCCTCTTGGTCACCATTAAGTCCAGTTTTCGCCGGTCATGACCGGCAATGGTTTGGCAGCTTCAACATCCTGTCAGGGACATCCATGGCAGCTCCTCATGTGGCGGGCGTTGCGGCATTGGTTAGAGCTGCACACCCTGATTGGAGCCCAGCCGCGATCCGGTCTGCCATCATGACTACTACAACTGATTCAATAGACAATACCATGAACcccataaaaaataatcttaacCTGAACTCCCCAGCCACCCCACTAGACATGGGAGCTGGGCTCATCAACCCCAACAAGGCACTTGAACCTGGACTCATCTACAATGCCACTGCCCAAGACTACATAAACCTTCTCTGTGGAATGAAGCTCACAAAGAGGGAAATTCAAGTCATCACAAGGGCATCCTCCCACAAGTGTTTGAACCCTTCTTTGGATCTCAACTACCCTTCCTTCATTGCCTACTTCAATGATGTGGGTTCATCGCCAAATGAACAAATTGTACAAGTATTTTCAAGGACTTTAACCAATGTTGGAGAAGGTGGGTCAAGCTATACTGCAAAGCTCACTCCTATGGAAGGGTTGAAGGTGAAGGTAGAGCCAAGGAAACTGGTGTTCAGTCACAAGTATGAGAAGCTGAGCTACAAGCTTATTTTAGAGGGCCCAAAGTGGATGGAAGAGGACGtggttcatgggcatttgagTTGGGTTTCTAGTGATGGGAAGTATGTGGTGAGGAGTCCAATAGTGGCCACAAGCATCATTCTTGGTGACCCTTAA
- the LOC100241025 gene encoding mitochondrial import receptor subunit TOM7-2 produces the protein MASRVSVKGKGKSIKGSKDGSEGHSTAKCLKDWSNWALKKAKVITHYGFIPMVIIIGMNSEPKPQLYQLLSPV, from the coding sequence ATGGCGTCTAGGGTTTCAGTGAAGGGAAAGGGCAAATCGATAAAGGGCTCAAAGGATGGCTCTGAGGGTCATTCCACAGCCAAGTGCTTGAAGGATTGGAGCAACTGGGCTCTGAAGAAAGCCAAGGTCATCACGCACTATGGTTTCATTCCAATGGTGATCATCATCGGTATGAATTCTGAGCCAAAGCCTCAGCTTTATCAGCTTCTTTCCCCAGTTTGA
- the LOC100249538 gene encoding uncharacterized protein LOC100249538 translates to MGTVISKAANGIGGALGNAFVAPIKTIFGDSCEGVCAGTWDITCFIEHLCVSNLVKLFLVLGLCYITLLFFYLMFKLGIFQCIGRSLCKMCYAACETYWHALKYITCFLWYKLKNTKRVNRRRRRERFKDFELGHYSSDTSDSSNNYQSLSFSRKRKSFKMRGNDHDHDHVHPHDHHHHHHHHIESKTREVSLHVKRGSRKARSSRQLQGKKVRNLRREAAMSKKRKLMR, encoded by the exons ATGGGAACTGTAATCAGTAAAGCTGCAAATGGCATTGGCGGTGCTCTTGGAAATGCCTTTGTAGCTCCAATCAAGACCATTTTTGGTGATTCTTGCGA GGGTGTTTGTGCAGGAACATGGGATATAACTTGTTTCATAGAGCACTTATGCGTCTCCAATTTGGTAAAGCTGTTCTTGGTCTTAGGCCTTTGCTACATAA CTTTGTTGTTCTTTTACCTCATGTTCAAGCTTGGGATCTTCCAATGCATCGGAAGAAGCCTCTGTAAAATGTGTTATGCTGCTTGTGAAACCTATTGGCATGCATTGAAATACATCACCTGTTTTCTATGGTACAAGCTCAAGAACACCAAACGCGTGAATCGTCGGCGGCGACGCGAACGGTTTAAAGACTTTGAATTAGGGCACTACTCAAGTGACACAAGTGATTCTTCAAACAATTATCAAAGCTTGAGCTTTAGTAGGAAGAGgaaatcatttaaaatgagAGGAAATGATCATGATCATGATCATGTTCATCCCCACGACcaccatcaccatcatcatcaccacATTGAGTCGAAGACAAGAGAAGTGTCTCTTCATGTCAAGCGAGGATCCCGAAAGGCAAGGAGCTCAAGACAACTTCAAGGGAAGAAGGTGAGAAATCTTCGAAGAGAGGCAGCCATGTCTAAAAAGAGGAAGCTCATGAGGtga
- the LOC100263288 gene encoding uncharacterized protein LOC100263288, producing MGQGEESKADPEAPVEIQERGEIFFFYRPKVGKEEAHGAEEVQHLYIVLRPESGERPVEEKQHPASGKEGAKKKKTTKKKDGETSESSDSAASEGGHGSEKVNIEHQTLLRFIVMGRKSLPPPTQRGRPFWGYVEMVTTKIEDVKASLQGEEYDTSTRGRRHKPPARALGEGVYRILRHNPGRRMHTHLIYKLEFPPEGESGDPQETFNIKREGSFLIQIKNPEQPGSSQFRGLQSKRKATFPAHLQGQFGQRRFHPADPPDFLNYEGCEFLLIAASDDIEGELGVELRAEEGEPEPEPACSDLVKTFGETASIAPLLKGTWA from the exons ATGGGACAAGGTGAAGAGTCCAAGGCAGATCCTGAAGCCCCAGTGGAGATTCAG GAAAGAGGAGAGATATTCTTCTTTTACAGGCCAAAAGTAGGGAAGGAGGAAGCCCATGGAGCAGAGGAGGTGCAGCATCTCTACATTGTGCTGAGGCCAGAGTCTGGGGAGAGGCCTGTCGAGGAAAAGCAGCACCCTGCTTCTGGAAAAGAGGgtgcaaagaagaagaagacgacaAAGAAGAAAGATGGTGAGACTTCCGAGTCTTCTGATTCTGCTGCAAGTGAAGGTGGGCATGGAAGTGAG AAAGTGAACATAGAGCATCAAACCTTGCTGCGGTTCATAGTTATGGGGCGGAAGAGCCTTCCTCCTCCCACCCAAAGAGGCCGCCCCTTCTGGGGCTATGTGGAGATGGTTACCACAAAGATTGAAGACGTCAAGGCTTCTCTTCAAggag AAGAATACGACACTTCAACAAGAGGGCGCAGGCACAAGCCGCCCGCCCGAGCGCTGGGAGAAGGCGTATACCGCATATTAAGGCACAACCCCGGCAGAAGGATGCACACCCACTTGATATACAAGCTCGAATTCCCACCGGAAGGCGAGAGCGGCGACCCCCAAGAGACCTTCAACATTAAGCGTGAAGGCTCATTCCTGATACAAATCAAGAACCCGGAGCAGCCAGGGAGTTCTCAGTTCAGAGGGCTTCAGAGCAAGCGCAAAGCAACGTTTCCAGCCCACCTGCAGGGCCAGTTCGGGCAGCGCCGGTTCCACCCGGCTGATCCGCCGGACTTCCTGAACTACGAAGGGTGCGAGTTCTTACTGATAGCAGCCTCAGATGACATAGAGGGGGAGCTGGGGGTGGAGCTGAGGGCGGAGGAGGGGGAGCCGGAGCCGGAGCCGGCTTGCTCCGACTTGGTGAAAACGTTTGGAGAGACTGCTTCCATTGCGCCCCTTCTGAAGGGCACTTGGGCTTGA
- the LOC100244378 gene encoding transcription termination factor MTERF2, chloroplastic — translation MFSKLLPIPRNFTTPSPSPTFPPLPNLPFHLKPFPHKFPSITQLSFPHYPHLPQASPSWNQQQEDEDEDEDEEEGQARAAVSEILRESGVSEEESVEIALNSPKYVKMLVDGVRDLEEWNAWKKGAEEAESFKEKVYRLAREKGDYGRLAFLESIGLSLSSALSVARYLSSESLPGLIEKVRFVKQMFFSEGNDEGFLGKNARRMMMYLSIPIDEDLQQTLSFFEKIEARRGGLDILCSKDASFGYLVESFPRLLLLSVESHLKPMMKFLEDIGVQRGSMRNVLLLYPPIIFYDIEKDIKPRLLAFEKIGAADKDLGRMLVKYPWIISTSIQENYEEILSFFYREKVPKSSVDSGIKSWPHLLGCSTSKLKLIVEQFGELDVRNKKLGQIIATSPQLLLQKPNEFLEVVSFLEELGFDRETVGRILGRCPEIFAANIEKTLKKKLEFLASIGIFKDHLPRVIRKYPELFVSDINRTLLPRTKYLRKTGFSKRDIAFMIRRFSPLLGYSVEEVLRPKLEFLVKTMEKPVKEVVDYPRYFSYSLEKKIKPRFWVLKVRNVDCSLKDMLAKNDEEFAAEFMDVGRTPVPSPHTSPPTSPPISPH, via the exons ATGTTCTCCAAACTCCTCCCAATTCCCAGAAATTTCACAACACCATCTCCCAGTCCCACTTTCCCTCCTCTCCCAAATCTCCCATTTCACCTCAAACCTTTTCCCCACAAATTCCCTTCAATTACTCAGCTCTCTTTCCCCCACTATCCCCATCTCCCACAAGCATCACCATCCTGGAATCAACAACAGgaggatgaagatgaagatgaagatgaagaagaaggccAAGCTCGAGCTGCGGTTTCGGAAATTCTCAGAGAATCCGGGGTTTCGGAAGAGGAATCGGTGGAAATCGCACTGAATTCGCCCAAATATGTGAAAATGTTGGTGGATGGTGTTCGGGATTTGGAGGAGTGGAATGCGTGGAAAAAGGGAGCCGAAGAAGCTGAGTCTTTCAAGGAAAAGGTGTATCGTTTGGCTAGAGAGAAAGGCGATTATGGGAGACTTGCTTTCTTGGAGAGCATTGGTTTGAGTCTCTCGTCGGCACTGAGCGTGGCGCGATACCTATCCTCCGAATCGCTTCCGGGTCTCATTGAAAAG GTCCGGTTTGTGAAGCAAATGTTCTTTTCTGAAGGTAACGATGAAGGGTTTCTAGGCAAAAATGCCCGCCGCATGATGATGTACCTATCGATTCCTATTGATGAGGACTTGCAACAGACCTTGTCATTTTTTGAAAAG ATTGAAGCAAGGCGTGGAGGGTTGGACATATTGTGTTCCAAAGATGCCTCTTTTGGGTATCTTGTTGAATCATTTCCGCGTCTTCTTTTGCTTTCAGTGGAATCCCACTTGAAACCTATGATGAAATTTCTTGAAGATATTGGAGTCCAAAGAGGAAGCATGAGAAATGTACTTCTATTGTATCCACCCATCATCTTTTACGACATTGAGAAGGACATCAAACCAAGACTTCTAGCATTCGAGAAG ATTGGTGCAGCAGATAAAGATCTCGGTAGGATGTTGGTCAAATATCCATGGATTATTTCTACAAGTATTCAAGAAAACTATGAGGAgatcctttctttcttttatagaGAGAAG GTACCAAAATCTAGTGTTGATAGTGGAATCAAAAGTTGGCCACATCTACTGGGTTGCTCAACTAGCAAGCTGAAATTGATTGTGGAACAGTTTGGTGAATTAGATGTTAGAAACAAGAAGTTGGGTCAAATTATTGCTACAAGTCCTCAGCTACTGCTGCAGAAACCCAATGAATTTCTTGAG GTTGTTTCATTTCTTGAAGAACTGGGATTTGATCGGGAAACAGTGGGGAGGATACTCGGCCGCTGTCCTGAAATATTTGCTGCCAACATtgagaaaaccctaaagaagaaGCTTGAATTCCTTGCTAGTATTGGCATCTTCAAAGACCATCTTCCTCGGGTTATCAGAAAATACCCAGAGCTTTTTGTTTCAGACATCAACAGAACCTTACTTCCTCG GACTAAGTATTTAAGGAAAACAGGGTTTTCAAAGAGGGATATCGCATTCATGATCCGTAGATTCTCTCCTTTACTAGGGTACAGCGTGGAGGAGGTATTGAGACCAAAGCTAGAATTCCTAGTGAAGACAATGGAGAAGCCAGTTAAGGAAGTTGTAGATTATCCAAGGTATTTCAGCTACTCACTGGAGAAGAAGATAAAACCCAGGTTCTGGGTGCTAAAGGTAAGGAATGTTGATTGTAGTCTAAAAGACATGTTGGCCAAGAATGATGAGGAGTTTGCTGCAGAGTTTATGGATGTTGGAAGAACGCCTGTTCCCTCCCCTCACACCTCTCCTCCCACCTCTCCTCCCATTTCTCCTCATTGA